GCGTTGATTCAGTCGAACTGGCGTCTCAGCTTGAGAATACCCCGAGGAACTCCCCTGCCCCTGTACTCACGATGAGGGGAACGCCAGGCTCAATGTAGCGCACTTCTGCCGAGCGTGTTGCAATTTGCTGCGCCTCGCGACTCTCAATAGCCGTGGCCGATGCATATTCTCAAAACGATATTCCCTTAACACATTTCCATGAAAACACTTAACGACTTTCTCAAGTTGAGACCAAACGATCTCAGCAGCGGCATGGCACATGCTCAGGGAGAGATGGCGAAATAAGCCGCATGCTCGCTGGCGGCGGCTTGCTTCGCCCTTCAATCGACTGGCCCGCGGGGCCTCCGATGACGATCGGCAGGATGGTTCACTTGCCCCTGGCCATCCCGCACAGCCAATGTGTAATTGGCACGTCGGAGGCCCCCGTTTTTTTGCGCCCGGCCCCTGCTGCGGCCCGCGCTCCAAGGTCAGCTGCGCCAAGGCTCTGCGGCGCGTGGGACCGCATCGTAACCGCCTATGGGCCTTGACGATCTGCCGCGCGGCGCGTAGGTTTGCCAGCTTGGACTTGCGGGCGTAATGGCGTGGACCTTGCGCCCGAAAAAGCCAGCGTAGCTTCAATTGGCAGAGCACCGCATTCGTAATGCGGGGGTTGCGGGTTCGACTCCCGCCGCTGGCTCTTTGCGTATCGCGCTGCCGGATTCGTCGGTTGTCCTGCTGCGCCGCGGCGATCCTTCGTACCGCGCGGCAGCATCGGCGGCGGGCCGCGATCACGAGCCACTGGAACTCAAGCCCGAGGAGGTTGTCATGGCCCAGGGAACCGCTTTCGACGTGAAAGAGGCTGTCCTCTCGAATACCACTTTTGGCCCGCAAGAGATTCGCCGCCTGGTGGAAAGCATCTCGGCGGACTTCGGCAACTACCGCGTGCTGCGCGATGCCGTCCAACAGTTGGAACGCGAAGAGGAACTCAGCCCCGCGACGCGGGTCCGCTTGGGGGTCTGTTATTACCTGCTGGGCCGGTATCGCCAGGCGGTCGAGTGTCTGAGCAATGCCGACGGCGGCGCGCTGGCGCGGTTCTATCTCGGTAAAGCGCACTTCGCCCTGGGCCAGTACGAGGAGGCGATCCGCGCGTATCAGGCCGCCGCCACGGCGGGCTACGACACGGGGCTCTCGGCATTGGGCCGCGTCGAGGCGCTGCGCTATCTGAACCAGGCTCAAGAAGGGCTCAAGCTGCTCGATGAGCTGTCGGGGCCCGTCGAGCAAACGGCCGAGTATCTCTACCAGCGTGCGGCTACAACGCATGCCCTGCTCGGCAACCCGGCGGAGGTGATTCGGTTCTACGAACGGGCCGTCGAGGCCGACCCGACGCATGCCGGCGCACTGTTTGGCATGGCCATGGAAAACGATCGCCACGGCAACGACGACACCGCCGTGATGCTTTACGAACGCTGCACTTCGCGGTTCCCGGCGCATGTCGGCGCCCTGATCAACCTGGGCGTGCTGTACGAAGATCGGCAACAGTTCGATCGGGCCCGGCAGTGCTACCAGCGCGTGCTCGACGTGTACCCGAACCACGAGCGTGCGCGGCTGTTCATGAAAGACGCGCTGGGCTCGGACGGCGGCGGCTCGGACGACGACGCGGCGCGCCGGCGCGACCGGATCACGCAGATGCTCGCGGTCCCGGTCACCGACTTCGAGCTGTCGGTGCGGAGCCGCAACTGCCTGCAGAAGATGGGCATCATGACCCTCGGCGATCTGACGATGACGACCGAGCAGGAACTGCTCGCCAGCAAGAATTTCGGCGAGACGTCGCTGGTGGAAATCAAGGAGATGCTGGCCACCAAGGGATTGCAGCTCGGTCAGTTCGCCGATCAGCGGCCCAAGTTCGAGCCGATCGTCGAGCCGCAGAGCTTGTCGGCCGACGAACAAGCGATGCTCAGTCGGCCGATTGCCGACTTGAACCTTTCGGTCCGGGCGCGGAAGTGCATGGTCCGTCTGGGCATCAGCACGATCGGCGAGTTGGTCCGGCACACGGGCGACGAGTTGCTCGAATGCAAGAACTTCGGCGTGACCAGCTTGAACGAGGTCCGCGAAAAGCTGACCTCGCACAATCTCCGTCTCCGCGGCGAGTAGCGCTCGCGGGGCGCGCCGCACTTGCCAGATTGCGTGAAGGGGGCAGTTCCATGCCGGCGCGAGCGCTGCAAAGCCGCGAGTACAAATGCATGCTCGACGGGCGTTTGTTCGGCGAGCCACGGCCGGCCGCGGCC
This sequence is a window from Pirellulales bacterium. Protein-coding genes within it:
- a CDS encoding tetratricopeptide repeat protein, yielding MAQGTAFDVKEAVLSNTTFGPQEIRRLVESISADFGNYRVLRDAVQQLEREEELSPATRVRLGVCYYLLGRYRQAVECLSNADGGALARFYLGKAHFALGQYEEAIRAYQAAATAGYDTGLSALGRVEALRYLNQAQEGLKLLDELSGPVEQTAEYLYQRAATTHALLGNPAEVIRFYERAVEADPTHAGALFGMAMENDRHGNDDTAVMLYERCTSRFPAHVGALINLGVLYEDRQQFDRARQCYQRVLDVYPNHERARLFMKDALGSDGGGSDDDAARRRDRITQMLAVPVTDFELSVRSRNCLQKMGIMTLGDLTMTTEQELLASKNFGETSLVEIKEMLATKGLQLGQFADQRPKFEPIVEPQSLSADEQAMLSRPIADLNLSVRARKCMVRLGISTIGELVRHTGDELLECKNFGVTSLNEVREKLTSHNLRLRGE